DNA from Rhinolophus sinicus isolate RSC01 linkage group LG16, ASM3656204v1, whole genome shotgun sequence:
TCAGCAATCCGTCGTGCGTCAAGGGACCCCTGCCCAGAGCCCTCTCACTAGAGAACCCCAACCTAGGCACAAGGGTGTCAGGACAGAGCAGGTCCTAGAGTGGCTGTTTAGTTCCCAGGAGCAGCCGAAAACCACCACGTCCCAGGTGAGTTGCTTGTTTAGTCCccacttcttctctttcttccttttactcattcattcattcattttgagaGGGCGTGGGAAGTGGGTCCTTAGATTGAAGGGTTCAGTTAATCACCCTCAGTTCACGGCCTGTTTATCATTATTGGTTCCTGGAAGGGTCCTGTCTTCCTTTATTTACGTATTTCCTGGTTGCCCCATACTtgacttccattttctttccaccTCCACTCCCacagttattttgtttatatggatattcttttgtttatgtttttacaAAGTGTGTATCATTATTGCTGTGTATCAACTTTTACTTCCTGTTCATGTGTGCACCTGTGTATCTTGCTGCATCACTATACTTTTCACTGGACACTGTTTCAGAAGCACCCTGGCTCTTACATTCACCAGCCTGTGTACGATCCTCGCCTCACGTCCTCGGGAAGCATTTACTGTTGTTAGTCTTTCTAATTTGAGCCATTCTGGGGATCCTGTGGCGGCATCTATGGGCTTAGTTTGTATTTCCTGTTGGCTAAGCACCTTTTATCTTgcttctttgaaattttcttacCATTTGTGGATGTTTTCTAttgatttaaatgattttttaatattctggaaGCTGGTTAGaagtgcagaatctcaggccGCTCATCAACCCTGTTATATCAGATTCTTCATTTTAACAGGTTCAGTGATCCATGCGCATCAAAGTGTAAAACAAACTTGATACCAAACCCATATTCAATTGACCTGGGTGCTTCTTCTACCTCTAGTGTTCTGTTTGGAAATGTTTCAAACACAGGGAATAGTTGAAGAGGTTTTACAGTCAACATCTGTCTTACCATCAGTTATCCATTAACAGTTTACCATCCCTGCTTTTTCACATTATCCATATTTCCTTCCCTCAATGCATCCATCAACCCATCTTATTTTTCGTgcatttcttaatatattttggacatCAGCAAGCCTCCCTCTAAATACCTCAGTGTGCACAGCATTAGCTATTGTTCACtatttatttacagttttgttgttgtttgggttgccttttcattctgtgaacgctatcttttgatgaacagatatttctaattttaacttattctggtttataatttttttcttttattgctagTGCTTTTTGTGTTCAATTTCAGaacttttttcttctccaaagCTCAcgaagacatttttctttgttatatttaCCTTTCATATTTAGTGGTACAGtccatcttgaattaattttttgtttggtgTGAGTAGGagtgaagatttattttttccatagaGTTACTTGATTGTCCCCACCCCATTGAGGCAACTGACTGTTGGCTCTGCAGTGGCATCTCTGTTGTGTGTCAGGTGCCTAGAGGTATTGTTTCATAGCTCTTTAGTGCTCCACGGCTACTTTTCTACCCCTGTGCTagtaccacactttctttattGATGATAAGTCTTTATTGATAATAAGAtgcttccagtttttggtgattatgaatgcTATCAATATTTACGTATGGGTTTTTGGGTGGAAGTGGGTTTTCAGATCAGGTGGCTACATTAACCTGGGAGCAAAATGGCTGGATTGAATAGTAAGACTAAGTTTAGCTTTGTTACAGAGTGTCCTCCAGAGTGGCTGCAATTTTACATTCTGTGCAGCAGTGACAGTCCCTGCTGCTCGTTGTCCTGGACAGTGCTTGGTGGTGTTAGGTTTCTAAAATCTGCGCCatcctaacagatgtgaggtgctgtttcattgtggttttaagttgcatttccctaatgcctaGTAttatggagcatcttttcatatgtgttttgCTCTCTGTATATCTTTGCTGAAGGAGCTGTTTagatctttcttgtttccttgtcttttttttttagaattctttacatattccaTATTCAAGACCTTCAGTAgaaaatttgtaaatgttttctcccagtctctgaCTTGTCTTATCATTTTCAAACCATCAACATTCATTGAgcaagtattttaattttgataacatCCACTTTCTCAATGTTTATCTTAAAAatgattatgcttttggtgtcgaATCTAACATCTCATTGTCCAAAACAAAGTACACAaattttctcttagttttctctAGAACTTCTGTAGTTTTGGCTTTCATggttaagtctttgatccatttttagctAAGTTTGGTACAGGGTGTGGAGTTTTcatccaacttcatttttttatgtctatGGATGTGCAATAGTCCCAGccccatttgttgaagagattattctttctccactgaattgcctcTGTGTCTTTGTGAAAAGAAATCAGGACCCAGTGTTTGTGAGGGTCTATTTCTaggttctcttttctgttccactgatctttGTGTCTAATGTTTCACTAGTATTACACTGTCTTGATTGTGGAGGAAGTCTTAAAGTGTGTAGTGGGAGTACccatctttcttcttcagaattgtttttgttattccagtttctttgccttttcataaTAATTATAGAAGAGCTTGCGGATAGCTACAAAAAAGCTTGCTATAATTTTAATTGGAATTACAAGTGAATCTGTAAATCAAATTGGGGAGAATTTGTAGAATTTACAATACTGAGTTCCTCAATCTATGAAAGAAGTGTACCTTTCTGTTTTTtacatctttgatttttttaaactattttttgtaGTTTTGACCGTACAGATCCTGCACCTACTTTATCATCTTAACCGTCTGTTcccaatgtatttatttatttttcaatttttaaaattaagtttattggggtgttGTTGGtcaataaaattacataggtttcaagtgtacaattctgtaatacatcgtctatatattgcattgtgtgttcagcacctagagtcagttctcttttcatcaccatatatttgaatcttaaccatttttaagtgaacaattcagtgttaaataaattcataattgCACAACTGTCTCACCACCCATCTCTACAACTCCTCACTTTGCACAAATGAAACTCAAcacccattaaacactcactcccaTCCCCCTTCCTCTACCCCTGGCACtaccatctactttctgtctctgtgaggTTGACTGCTCTAGggacctcacataagtggaatcatacagtagttatctttttgtaactggcttatttcatttgaCAATGTCCACAAGGTTTATCCAAATGTGGAAATTGCAGAatgtccttcttttttaaggctgaatgataggTAGTCTATTGTACGTATGTACCACCACACGCTGCTTTGTCCCACAGTGGACGCTATCTGTTCCCATGTTTTAGCTGTGGTGAACGTGGGTGTAACTATGTCTTTAAGgtcctgctttcaattcctttgtgTTTGAGATCTAGTTGGtttaagttttctgttttctcacttaTTTTCTGTGTGCTTGTTCTATCCATTTTTGATTGTGGTATATTGAAATTTCCAACTAGTATTACAAAACtctgtttctcccttcaattctttCATCTCCCTTCAATTGCTTCATCTATTTTGATGATCTGTCATCAGGTGTTTAACTGTTTATAATGattatgtcttcttgctgtattgaatctttaataatatataatgccCTTCTGTCTTACAACCTTTGTGGATTTGAAGTCTATTGTGCCCAATGTTGGTACAGCCACTCCTGCTCGCTTTGGTTCCTATTTGCATGGAacatctttattctttcattttcaatctgtttgtgtgtttggatctgaagtgagtcaattgtgtagacagcatatagttgtcatgtttttttaattcactctGCCAATCTCTTTTGATTgaagagtttaatccatttacacttaaagtgattaCTGAGAAGGAGGGacttatttctgtcattttgctatttgttttctacataCCTTATAGATTTTTGTCCCTCGATTCCTGCATTACTGTATTCTGTTGTGTTTACTTGAATTTTTTGTAGTGAAATAGtgaaatttctttctcatttccttttatgtaaattatttgtgTTTACCATGGGGATTACATTTAACTTCCtaaatttttatcattacaaCTTGAATTTCTAGCAACTTAACTTCAGGAACATACAGACTGTAccccagctctgtccccacccctttTGGTTGTTGGTGTCACAGTTACAGCTTTATATATTGTGAgccaaaaaaatacaaactattctaaaataagtattttaaatgtattagtctcttataattatatagaaaacaaaatgtgtgagTACTGTCTGTATTCCATCATCTAGTTCACGTCGCTGTCTAGTTCCTCTCCTGTCACCTGCAggacactttgagcacctcttgcatgGCAGGTCTAGTGAGTGGTGACTCCGTTTTGTTCTTCTGGGaaagtcttaatttctccctcacaTTTGAAGAACAGTTTTGTCAAATAGAGGATTCTTGGttgacaatatttttcttttagttctttgaaaatttgGGTCCAGAGCCCTCTGGCCTCTAAAGGtcctgatgagaaatctgctcaTGATCTTATTGAGGATTCAATAATGACCTGTATGTCACAGGTCGTTTCTCTCATgatgctttcaagattctctctgtcttcatctctAGAAAATTTGATTATAATATGTCTCAGTTTTtggagatttctgagcttcttggatatttatattcatgtatttgGTCAAATTTATGTgttgtcaggtttttttttcttaatttagcaATTCTAGTAGGTGTTGAATGGTATCTCGTTGTAATTTATAAGCTCTTAGTAATgtatgatgttgagtatcttttcatattatTTGCCACTTGTGTATCTTCAATGTCAGATCTTTTCCCCACAAACAGGCCACTACTTACAGCTATTGCCCTTTGTATCCCACCAAGTTTGGATGTATTTTTTCTCACGGTGCTCGCTTCTGAAACACCCTTCCACAAACTCAGCCTGACATTTTCTCTCCTCCTGCTCTGTGCCCATGTTGGACTCTGTTTGTTCTTTCATCTTAGCTTCTCTGTCTCCCATtgcattttcatgtatttaactCTGCTTTCCTTGGCAATGCTGAACACTTCTCGTGAGCAGCACTATTTTATCCACTTTATGTCACATGCATCTGGCTGAATACCTCGTACCTGGTGTTCTCATGTTGAGTGAAAGGCTGACTGATTCTGTGCACATTGATGGGTGTTTCCCAGTAAGTAAATCATGAAATTCTGCTTTTGTCACAAAGTAGAGTGTGAATAATGAAACCCCTAGGTAGGCAGTCTGTGTTTCCCACCAGCTCAATCAGATACTTTGAGGTTGAATGGGAATGTGCTGTTTCAGGGACCGTTGTCATTCACggatgtgtgtgtgcactttACCTGGGAAGAGTGGCAACTGCTGGACGCAGTGCAGAAGCACCTGTACAGGAGTGTGACGCTGGAGAACTATGGCCACCTGGTCTCCCTGGGTAGGTGCTGCCTCCCTGAACGGAGTATGCGACCCCCACGCTGCTGCTTGGTTGTCTAAAGCTGGGGGGTCAGGGTGGGGGGCTTTGTTAAATACTTAGCGGTTTTGGACTTATATTTAGAGGCCAGGTGTTCTTAGCCTCCCTTTGGTGTCAGAACATGCTAGTTCAGTGGTCTTTATGTTGCTGGTACAAACAGGCAGCTTCATCATGCTGCCTCTAAACCACATCCTCCCCGTTCTTCAGAGTCCCTGAGTCCTACGTGGTTTTGGATCAGGTTGTCTGTGATTTCCCACCCACAGGATATCAACACACCAAACCTGATATCATCCTCAAGTTGGAACAAGAGGGAGAGCAGTGGATGACGCAGGCCCACATGGCAAGTCTGGGCCAGCCAGGTACGTGACTGTAACATTGAgactttttccttcttatttagaATTGGTGTGAATTCCAAGTGACATGTACCTCACGTTTGTACTTCTGTGTCACTGTGACTATTCTCTAAGTTAATTTCCTCTCTGGCATTCTGTTTCCTTCTTACTTTCCCATGGCAGTGGACTCATTTCATCATGCATCTAAGCAAGCTTTTCCTCTTGACATCTCTCAATATGACTTTTATACCCCTCtacttcctttctattttttaaatgatataatatctTTAAATCCCTTACACGTATGTTCAGTGACAGTCCCCACTTCCTTTCTTCTCACTGGAAACTGCCCCTTCCATGTTTCTCCATGCTAATGACTCTGATGCCATCACTGTCCTTTCTAAGTCCATCCCTACATCATTTGCTAACACCAGCTGTCCTGTCTGGAGCCCCCCGCAGACACCCCACTGCACCCACTCTCACGCTCCATGACACCCCACTGCGCCCATTCACGCTCCATGGCAGCGTGCTTGTCCACACCAGCTGTCCTGTCTGGAGCCCCTCGCAGACACCCCACTGCACCCACTCGCACTGCGTGGCAGCGTGCTTGTCCACACCAGCTGTCCTGTCTGGAGCCCCCCGCAGACACCCCACTGCACCCACTCACGCTCCATGACACCCCACTGCACCCACTCACGCTCCAGGGCAGCGTGCTTGTCCTTGTAATCCATCCGCTGCGCTTGCTGTTCCCTGAGGCCACAGGGCTCTTACTTTTATATTCACCACTTTCCTCGTATAGTGTAACTTTTAAAAGACTTCCATTCTGAagatttaagttattttttctcTACTGGTAATTGGCAGCCCCAGCCCTCTTTCATCTGCCCTTCACTACTGGGTTTTATTGGGTCATAGGGCATCTCCTTGCATGGACCACTCCCGTGTCtcatgtggagaaactggaatcatGTCTGCCCCATAACAGCTGCTTCTCACCTTTCTGCTCGTCGTTTCTTCATTCTGCTAGTCTTCTAGTTCTTTCTCCTGTTCCTGGGAAGTCAGCTTAAATCTTTACGTGCAGTTATCTTCACCGGTCTTGCTTGTTGTAGTCTGTTAGTCCTCTGGTCCTTTAAAAAGAAGTCTTGTGTCTTCCCAGTCTCCACCCACAAGGCcaacattatctcatttcttgACTGTTCTACTCATAagctacattcattcatttgtgttttctgtgtTAATTCATCTTGGTGTCACTGTCAGATCTATGTCCCTGAACACCTGTGTATCTGTCACAGGCATAGGACACACCAGCACTTAGTCTTTGCATCAGGAGGATTGTTTCAGCTACAGTTTTTGATTCATCATAAATCAATCTGGTTTGAGGGCAGAGATCAATTTCTCACTGGCCCGTTTTCTTGATGGAAACTCTGACTTcagcacctttttttttccctccctttctttctgcatcctgccccactccagttcaaaccgttgtttctcagtctagttgtgtaggacacagctccctggcccatgctggtattatgagccttgcgctccccccggctaaggcagtcggtcgccagttgtCAGTTACGtgttcacagcagctcttgcAGGCTGCCGGCCAcacacgctggccaccagccactcatggcatcacatggtagcccacggcagcacacagcagcttaCAATGGCTgcccactcacgctggccaccgacCACTCATGGTGGCAGACAGCAGCTCACGATGGCTgcccactcacactggccactggtcACTCGTGGTGGCatgcagcagcacacagcagcccacagcagctcatgccaacctccggctgctcacggtagcccagctgcagggagacctgttgttcacaatcttagctgtagagggtgcagctcactggcctgtgtgggaatcgaaccggcgacctcagcgttaggacctgagccactgggctggcccttcagcacctttttttttttaaacctttatttatttcaagtgtgtttttataggatccatcagctccaagtcaagtagttgtttcaatctagttgtggagggtgctgctcagagtggcccatgtggggattgaaccggcaaccttgttaagagcaccacgctctaaccaactgagcaaactgGCTGCCCTTCAGCACCTTTTAACAGCCAGTGACCCTCCCTCACAAGCTGTTGTGATAGTAAGAAGTgcccaaatttatttctcagtgcACCTGGGAAGGGAGATACAACCCCCAACTGGGAACTGATGTTTGGGAAAATATAACTTGGAGGTTGTGTACAAAGTGAATAAGAGGGATCAGATTTGGGCGGTAGGGAAACTGCAATGACGCAATGCCGTAGTCAGCTGTCTCCACTCCCGACCTGCAGCTGTGTCCTCATCACACCCTTTTCTGTTCAGCACCTTGGTTAGCTCCTTGCTTTAGGACGTCCCCGCTGTGCCTGAGGACCTAGTCCATCTCTTGTTCCCAATCTACTTTGCATCTTTGGCTTTGGggattttcatttatgtttaaaaagtacCCATCCCCCTCTTTGTTTGCTGTTCCCCCAGAGAAAACCACTTTCATCTCTTGGCTATTTCTCTCTGGGTATTTGCTCCCATGTATCCAAATAACCAGTCTATTCTATTGCACCTTGATTTTTACCCCCAATGATGATGATTCAGTATAGAAGCATGAAGATTGAATTCTTTTTCACACCCTCCTTATCTCTGCCCACATCCCCAACATTCTAATAAAGTTCCTTCATACTTTTGGTTAGATTTGTCTTGAGTTTTTACATCTTTATGACTGTAATTTCTATTCACAGGTAAATCATGCAACTATACAGTGGGTAGTTTTGGTTCAtaaaaaatttgtttcttcttgaattgTTTTATGAGGCCAATTTTCCCTGTTCTTGTAATTAATACAGTTATCATTAATTTAACCTCGGACTCTTTTTCACGTGTTTATTCTGTTGGTACATTCAGTGAAATCAGTAATTCTGTcagtttcattttcctgttgacaCCACTCCCATGTCTTTTGACTTGCTCCAGTGTGAACTAGTTTCAAGACCTGGATGTACagtttttttcctggaatgtCCTATCAGATTTTGCTTTCTGCATTTATTCTATGCcgtctttttttcttggtttgtgTTATTAGAGCACCTCTTCAAGTTGCTTCCCGTGGCAGGGTGCATGCATATAAATTTTGAGACCTGTGCCTCTGAAATGTTTATACTTTACTCCTGAATgctcttgttttctcttctctagtGATGTTAATGAGAAGTCAGATGCCATTATAAATTTTGTTCCGTTATATGCATCTTtggttgttgttctgttttgtttgtttctctggaaGCTTTTACTAGCTTCTTTCTGTCCTCAGTATTCTGGAACATCACAATGACGTTTCTGGTGAGTTTATTTTCATCAGTTTGTCTGGGTATTCATTAGAACATTATTCCTAAGACGACTATAGGAACATTTGCAGAAACATTTGCaatgttttctgttgtttcttctgAGCTTGGCAGTGTTAGGCacataatagttattcaacaattatttattaaatgaatgtaaTGCTTAGACATTCCATCCAACCTctatattttgctcatttttcctttagcctattttgctttctttacccATTATGCAAACCTTTTAAACTCAAAACCATCTTTAATTACTATCAGTTCCCTTTGCCTGTCTTTATTCTTAGTTTTGCTCTGTTTTTCCCCAGTGCTCAGGAGTTTGGGGACATGTACAGAGATTTTACTTATATTCAAATCTGAtatctgaaactaaaataataaccCCATGACATTGGCATTTTGAAGGCTATTTTATGCTATACCagaatcatgtttttatttataacacattattttaatctCTAGACAAAGTCTGGGAAATGGAGAACCACATGGAATGGCCTCAGGGAAATCAAGGCAAGTTGGGAAGTTCAGCAAAACACTGTGAACACACTGCGTTTGGAAAACTATGTCTTCTGACTACAGATTCTGTTTCCTCAAGACAAAAGCTTTATAAATATGACACACATGGAAAGAGTTTGAGATATAGTTTAGATTTTGGTAGTAATTATGCTGGAAAGAATTCTGATGGGTTGCATGTACAACGGGAGTCATTCCAACATTCTAAACATGAACAAACTGTTATTGGAATAAAATACTGTGAAAGTAATGAATCTGGTAAAATTGTCAAAAAGAAGTCACAACTCATCTGGCAACAAGTGTATATAGAAGGAAATGCCTTCAAATGCAGTTACTGTGGGAAGGTTTTCAGCAGCAAGTCACCCCTTGTAGTCCATGAGCGAACTCATGCAGAAGAGAAAACCTACAAATGTAATGGATGTGAGAAAGACTTCGGCAGCAAGGCCTGCCTCACTGCGCACCAGAGAACTCATGCAGGAGAGAAATTGCACgaatgcagtgaatgtgggaaagctttccctttcaattcacagctcattatacatcagagaattcacacaggtgAGCACCCCTATGACCAGGTCATTTCACACCACAGATTCCATTCAGGTCAGAAACCCTATGGGTGTAATGATTGTGGGAAAGCTTTTGGGTTGAAGTCACAGCTCATtatacatcagagaattcatacaggaGAGAAGCCCTTTGAATGCAGTGAATGTCTGAAAGCCTTCAATACAAAGTCAAACCTTCTGGTACATCAGAGAACCcatacaggggagaaaccctatagTTGTAGCGAGTGTTGGAAAGCCTTTACGTTCAAGTCACAGCTCACTGTACATCAGGGAACACACACTGGGGTAAAACCTTATGGATGTAACCagtgtggaaaagccttcagttTGAAGTCACAGCTCATTGTACATCAGAGAAGTCACACAGGTGTCAAACCCTATGgatgcagtgaatgtgggaaagcctttaggAGCAAGTCCTACCTCATTATACACATGAGAACTCATACAGGAGAGAAACTTCATGAgtgcaatgaatgtgggaaatcctTCAGTTTTAATTCACAACTCATTATACATCAGAGGATTCACACAGGAGAAAGCCCATATGAATGCCatgagtgtgggaaagcctttagtcGGAAATATCAGCTCATTTCTCACCAGAGAACTCATGCAggggagaagccctatgaatgCAGTGACTGCAGAAAAACTTTTGGGTTGAAATCACAGCTTATtatacatcagagaattcatacaggaGAAAAACCCTTTGAATGCAGCGAATGTCTGAAAGCATTTAATACAAAGTCAAACCTTCTGGTACATCAGAGAACCcatacaggggagaaaccctatagTTGTAGcgagtgtgggaaagcctttacgTTCAAGTCACAGCTCATTGTTCATCAGGGAACACACACGGGGGTAAAACCTTATGGATGTAACCAGTGTGGAAAAGCCTTTAGTTTGAAGTCACAGCTCATTGTACATCAGAGAAGTCACACAGGTATCAAACCCTATGGATGCAGTgactgtgggaaagcctttaggAGCAAGTCCTACCTCATTATACACATGAGGACTCATACAGGAGAGAGACCACAtgagtgcagtgaatgtgggaaatccttCAGTTTCAATTCACAACTCATTGTGCATCAGAGGATTCACACAGGAGAAAATCCATATGAATGCAGTGACTGTGGTAAAGCCTTTAATAGGAAAGATCAGCTCATTTCACATCAGAGAACTCATGCAGGGGAA
Protein-coding regions in this window:
- the ZNF268 gene encoding zinc finger protein 268 isoform X4, with protein sequence MENHMEWPQGNQGKLGSSAKHCEHTAFGKLCLLTTDSVSSRQKLYKYDTHGKSLRYSLDFGSNYAGKNSDGLHVQRESFQHSKHEQTVIGIKYCESNESGKIVKKKSQLIWQQVYIEGNAFKCSYCGKVFSSKSPLVVHERTHAEEKTYKCNGCEKDFGSKACLTAHQRTHAGEKLHECSECGKAFPFNSQLIIHQRIHTGEHPYDQVISHHRFHSGQKPYGCNDCGKAFGLKSQLIIHQRIHTGEKPFECSECLKAFNTKSNLLVHQRTHTGEKPYSCSECWKAFTFKSQLTVHQGTHTGVKPYGCNQCGKAFSLKSQLIVHQRSHTGVKPYGCSECGKAFRSKSYLIIHMRTHTGEKLHECNECGKSFSFNSQLIIHQRIHTGESPYECHECGKAFSRKYQLISHQRTHAGEKPYECSDCRKTFGLKSQLIIHQRIHTGEKPFECSECLKAFNTKSNLLVHQRTHTGEKPYSCSECGKAFTFKSQLIVHQGTHTGVKPYGCNQCGKAFSLKSQLIVHQRSHTGIKPYGCSDCGKAFRSKSYLIIHMRTHTGERPHECSECGKSFSFNSQLIVHQRIHTGENPYECSDCGKAFNRKDQLISHQRTHAGEKPYGCNDCGKAFSSKSYLIIHMRTHSGEKPYECNKCGKAFIWKSLLIVHERTHAGENPYKCSQCEKGFSGKLRLLVHQRMHAREKPYECSECEKAFIRKSQLIVHHRTHSGEKPYGCNECGKTFSQKSILSAHQRTHTGEKPCKCTECGKAFCWKSQLIMHQRTHANEKHIDELNVRNFLSKVNSQEIPAK